Proteins from one Anastrepha obliqua isolate idAnaObli1 chromosome 2, idAnaObli1_1.0, whole genome shotgun sequence genomic window:
- the LOC129238405 gene encoding optomotor-blind protein-like: MRYDVQELLHQSAEDPFARFANGMAYHPFLQLSRPTDFSVSSLLTAGTQAQASTATAAAAAAAAAAAAAAAAGDLGAGGGNTVLSAATSPAQPHQAHQHQHQHQHQHQHQHQHQQQQPPTTPTSAAVLLQHQQQLQLQQHHQQQQQLLCGAGQASPVGGQQPPLLSPGSNNNNNNNNNTSSSNNGNKSSSNSSNNNNRNTPTTNNNNDPQSSNNNLSAQATSHAQQQPLAHPTAHLSSPHLSPHQQPPPPHPHVPHAQPPPPVPQHPHHSPVTGHHALGPHLPQQPYFPAAALAALAGSPAGPHPGLYPAGLRFPPHHPHAHHPLGTPYTTAEDVVLASAVAHQLHPAMRPLRALQPEDDGVVDDPKVTLEGKDLWEKFHKLGTEMVITKSGRTHHQQQPRRLCVSTNDSRNAAIWWRDDYQQQCIL, encoded by the exons ATGAGATACGACGTTCAAGAGTTGCTTCATCAGTCTGCTGAGGATCCATTCGCCAGGTTCGCAAATGGGATGGCATATCATCCATTTCTGCAGCTCTCCCGACCCACTGACTTCAGCGTGTCGTCGCTGTTGACGGCGGGCACACAAGCACAGGCTAGCACAGCTactgccgccgccgccgccgccgcagcagcagcagcagccgccGCGGCAGCCGGTGATTTGGGCGCAGGCGGCGGTAATACCGTATTGAGTGCGGCCACTTCACCCGCACAGCCACATCAAGCGCATCAGCATCAGCACCAGCACCAACATCAGCACCAGCACCAACATcagcaccagcaacaacaacctcCAACAACACCTACAAGCGCTGCGGTGTTATTGCAGCACCAACAGCAATTGCAATTGCAACAGCAtcatcaacaacagcagcagttgCTTTGTGGCGCTGGTCAGGCATCGCCTGTGGGTGGTCAACAGCCTCCTTTGCTATCGCCTggtagcaataataataataataacaataacaataccaGTAGTAGCAATAACGGCAATAAGTCGAGCAgtaatagcagcaacaacaataaccgcaACACACCCACcacaaataacaacaacgaTCCTCAAAGTAGCAATAATAATTTGTCAGCGCAAGCAACGTCTCACGCGCAACAACAGCCACTAGCTCATCCAACGGCACATTTGTCGTCGCCACATTTGTCGCCGCACCAACAGCCGCCGCCGCCGCATCCGCACGTACCGCACGCGCAACCGCCACCTCCAGTGCCCCAGCATCCGCATCACTCGCCGGTGACGGGCCATCACGCGTTGGGGCCACACCTGCCACAACAGCCGTACTTTCCAGCAGCCGCGCTAGCTGCGCTCGCCGGCAGTCCGGCTGGTCCACATCCGGGCCTATATCCAGCTGGTTTGCGCTTCCCGCCACATCATCCGCACGCTCATCACCCATTGGGCACACCCTACACCACCGCCGAGGACGTGGTGCTCGCATCTGCAGTGGCGCATCAGCTTCATCCGGCGATGAGACCTTTGCGCGCGCTACAACCCGAGGACGACGGCGTTGTCGACGATCCGAAAGTGACGCTGGAGGGCAAGGATCTGTGGGAAAagtttcacaagctgggcacGGAGATGGTGATCACTAAGAGTGGGCG TACCCACCATCAACAACAACCCCGTCGTCTGTGCGTCAGCACAAATGACAGCCGGAATGCGGCAATATGGTGGAGGGATGATTAtcaacaacaatgcattttataA